The Bradyrhizobium sp. CCBAU 051011 DNA segment GTTCCACCGCCGGTCGCAATGCCATAGGCGTTAATGGCGTATTTCATCATGCGCGGCTGAGTGATGTAATTGCCGCTGACGTAGTCGGGGTCGTTCTTGATGGTCTCGAGCATCATGCGGCGCAGCATCCAGTTACGCGCCGCCATTTCGGTCGGCTGCGAGGCCATCGGCACCAGCGCGTCCATGAATTGCGGATATTTGCCGCCCCAGATCCAGGTATGCATGCCGCCCATCGAATTGCCGATCACGAGACGCAGATGCTTGATGCCGAGCCCCTCCGTGACCAGGCGATACTGCGCATCGACCATGTCGTCGTAATTGTATTTCGGAAACGCGGTCTTCATGCCGTCGGAGGGTTTTGACGATTTGCCATGGCCGACGCTGTCAGGAATGATGATGTAGTATTTCGTTGCATCGAGCGGCTGGCCGGGGCCGAACAATTCACCGCCGAAGGTCGCCGTCAGCATGCTCGCCGCCGAGCCGCCCGAGCCATGCAGCACCAGCACCGGCTGCCCGGTCGGCTCGCCGATCGTGGTGTAGGCCAGCCGCAGCGCCGGCATCGTTTCGCCGGTGTGGAACTTGAAGTCCCTGGCGATCCACTCGCCCTGTTTCGGCGCGGGATAATCGGCGGCAAAAGCGGTGAGGGTGCTGAGCGCCAGTGCGGCGGCGGACAGCGCGGCGTGCGACAGATTCATGATGGTCTCCCCAAGACTTGTGGCCGTGACTCGTGGCCGTCTTCTGCGGCTGTCTCGTGCGCCGCTTGCGGAAACCTTATCACACCAGCGATTTCCGTGCGATCCGACGCGCGGCGCTGCCTAGCCCTCCACCTCGGTCTCCGGCCGGTCATTGCCGGCGGCGGTCTCCGAGAGCCATCGTCCGTCAGCGGTTTCGTACTCGATCACCTCCGTGCGGCCCGGCACCCGTTGCTCCGCCGCGGCGCGCCGGGCGGCGGCCAGCGCCGTGGCGCGGTTCGGAAACGGCTCGGAAAACACGCCGTTGACGGTGTAGGCCCAGCCGCCGTCATGTTCGACGATCTTGTAGGTCACGTGGGTCATCGGGAACTCGCCGTTTGCAGGTACCGACAGGGGTGAACGTGCCACTAGATTCATGACAGAATAGGGCACGCCGTCGGATTTTGCACCGGCCGTTCGTCCTTGATCGACGACCCCTGCAGAAGAGAGAAGCATGTGCCGCAACATCAAGACCCTGTTCAACTTCGAGCCCCCGGCCACGCATGCGGAGATCCATGCTTCCGCGCTGCAATTCGTGCGAAAGCTCTCCGGCTTCAACTCGCCGTCGCAGGCCAATGCGGAGGCGTTCAACCGCGCGGTGTCCGAAGTCTCCGACAGCGCGCGGCGCTTGCTGGCTTCGCTTGAGACCAACGCCCCACCGCGCGACCGCGAAGTCGAGGCCGAGAAGGCGAAGGAGCGCTCGCGCCGGCGGTTTGGCTAGCTGGTTCCGGCTGCGCGTGATGCGCCTCACGGTGCGACGAGGCCGCAGCGTCCATGATGGCATCCTGCGTTTAGCCATCGGAGGGATGTCATGGATCAAGAAAAGCGGTTGAAGCTCGCCGCCATCTTCTTCGCCAGTTTCTGGATCGGCGGGATGCTGTGGTGGAGCGACGAGTATCATCCCGCCTACATCATCCTTCTTGCCGTTTGCGGGACCCTCGGAGGCTACCTCTGGTACCTCGGGATGCGCTGGGTTTTTCGTCACATGCACCTGCTGACGCGAAACGGCGATCACGGCGCCGGCAACGAGACGCCGTGACGCCTTCGCCGATCGATCAGCCCGCGTCCCACTTCACCGGCAGATTCAGCAGACCGCGAAATGCCCAGCCGCCGATCCGCACCGGCTCGTTGTCGTCCAGCCGCAACCCCTTCAGCCGCGCGAACAGGCTCGGCAGCGCGACGTCGGCCACCATCGCGCGCGAGGCGAACGCGCCGGCGCAGTAATGTGGCCCGGCGCCGAAGGCAATGCTCTTTTGCGTATCGCGGGTGATGTCGAAACGATCCGGATCGGCAAAGCAGGCTTCGTCGCGGTTGGCGGAGCCGAACATGAAGAACACGCGGTCTTCCGGCTCGAAGTCGATGCCGCCATAGGTCCACGGTTTTGCGACGCGGCGCGGCGACATCTGGATCGGCGCAATCCAGCGCGCATATTCCTCGAACACGTCGATCCATTTTGCCTTGCCCTCGCGCACCAGCGCGAGCTGCTCGGGATGCGTCAGCAGCGCCCAGGTCGCCCCTGCAATCGCATCGCGCGGCTCGTTCTGGCCGCCGGAGATCGCAAGCTTGATGTTGGCGCGGATGCTGTCCATGTTCTGGCCGGAAGCCAAGAGCACGCTGAGGATCGAGGTGTTGGGGTGTTTCTTCACCACCGGAATCATGTCGTCGATGGCGGCATCGATGCCTGCGGTGGCGGCGTGGCAGCGCGCCTCGACCTCCTTGTTGCCGATGTAATTGGCGATGCCGTCGATCATCGCCTGCGACCACGCGTCCATGTCCTGGTAGCGCATGTTGGTCAGCCCGGTGACGTCCTTCAGGCATTCGGCCGACAGCGGCAGCGCCAGCGCCTTGCAGAGATCGGCGCTGCCTTGCGGCACCAGCTCATCAAGGATGCGATCGGCATGGGCCTGAAACTGTCGGACCCAGGTGTCGCGCACGGTGCGCGGCGACACCGCCGGAAACATCGCTTGCCGCTCGCTCATGTGCGCATCGCCATCCTTGCGCATCATGTTGTGGCCCATCAGCACGTTCATCAGCCCGTTCGGCTGATGCGACGAGAACACGTCGATACGCTTCTCCTGGGTGAAGATGTCGTCGCGCCGGGTGAACACCGTCGAGCCGAGCTGCGGCACGAAGGCAATCGGCACCTCTTTGCGCATCTTCGCAAGTGCGGGATAGGGATCGGCCCAGAACGAGGGGACGTCGATATCAAAATGCGGGGCGTTGGACATGGGCTTGGTTCGTTGTGTGTCAGGAATGAGCAGACAAGTATGTCATTGCCGGGCATAGCCGTCCGAAGGACGGCGTCGCTTCCGCTCGCCTATGCCCGGCAATCCATCTTCTTCGCATAGACTCTCGTGAAGCGCGATGGATACGCGGGTTAAGCCCGTGTATGACGGGTGGAGCAGGTGCACTATCACACCGCCCGATAGCCGCCATCGACCATCACGATCGAGCCGGAAACGTAAGCCGAAAGATCGGAGGCGAGGAAGATTGCGGGGCCGACGATGTCCTCTGCGGTGCCGGCGCGGCCGAGCGGGGTGTGGTCCATGAATGTCTTCACCAGCTCCGGATTGTTGGCGCGGGCATTGGCGTTCAGCGGCGTTGCGATGAAGCCGGGGCCGATCGCGTTGACGCGCACGCCTTCCTTGCCGAGTTCGGCGGCGAGCGCCTTGGTGAAGCCGAGCACGCCATGCTTGGAGGCGGTGTAGGCCGGCGAGCTTGGTGTGCGCACATGCACGAAGGACTGGATCGATCCGATATTGACGATGCGTCCCTTGCTGGCGCGCAAGGCGGAGAGGAAAGCGTGCGTCACGTTGAACACGCCGGTGAGATTGATCGCGATGATGTCTTCCCAGTCGCTGATGACAGCCTCCGCCGCGCCCAGCATGCCGTTGCGGCGCACGATGCCGGCATTATTGACGAGGACCGAGACCTGTCCGACCTTGTCGGCGATCTGCTTCGCCATCGCGACGCAGTCCTCGCGCCTGGCGACATCGAGCACAAAGCTTATTGCCTTGTCGCCGATTTCCTTGGCGGCTTCCGCTGCCGCCTTTTCGTCCCTGTCGAGCAGCACGACGCGCGCGCCCTCCCGTGCATAGCCGATCGCGATGGCGCGCCCGATGCCGGAACCGGCGCCGGTGACGACTGCGATGTGATCTTGGAGAAGGGGCATGGGGCGTTTCCTCTTGCTTGGTTTTGCCAGAGGATAGCAAGTGAGCCCGCTTGCACAAGGTGGTAAGAAAGGCGGCGGTTTCGTAGGGTGGGCAAAGGCGCTCTTGCGCCGTGCCCACCATGCTATGCACGTCATCGATTGAATGGTGGGCACGCTACGCTTTGCCCACCCTACAAATGCGCAGCTTACAGCTTGCAGGTACCCTTCTTGAGCATGCCGTCCTTCACCGCCAGCGCGGCGACAAATGTCGGGACCGGCTTGCTGACGGTCTTGTAGTTCGACGGGATCGGCTTGGTCGGAATGCTCTGGTCCCAGACCTGGCAGACGCCGGTGCCTTCCCAGCGGATCAGATGAAAGGCGGCCTCGGCGGGGCTGGTTGCGGCAAGCGCAGTGAAGGCGAGACCGGCGGTGGCAGCAAGAGCGGTCAATCGAAGCATGGGAAAAATACTCCTGTCGTGGAAATGCGTGGCCGCGCTCCGCAACGGAAGTGAGGGAGCCGGCTCCCGGTCGGGGATGACCGGGCATCCCTTTGTTGTAACCGATGCGTGATTGGTTCAACGAGGCTTGCGAAAAAGGCCGGCGCGTCATCCTCGCACCGGCCCGTTACCCCATCTACGAAAGAAGTCAGAACGCGCAGGTACCGTTGCGCAGCAGGCCGTCCTTGAACGCCAGCGCGTGGCTGAAGGTCGGCACTTCAGAGCCGACGATCACGGTGTAATTCCCGGGATACGGCGCAGTCGGGATGCTCTGGTCCCAGATCTGGCAGAAGCCGGTGTCCTGCCAACGGATCAGATGGTACGAGGCCTCGGCCGGGCTCGACGCGGCAAGTGAGGTGAAACCAATAGCGGCAACGGCGCAAAGGGCGAAAATACGACGCATCTTCAATCTCCTGTTTGGATCACGGGGCTTTGGCCCGGCTACCCGAGTGAGTTGCGGGACACGCGAGAAGGTTCAAAGCTGGATGCGCGGTGGGTTAGCGAAATCCTGAACCCCTGTTATGGTTCGAACCGCGGGCGGTGGGGCGATGGCAACGTCCTGGTGGTGAGGATACGAAGCATGATTCAGACGATAATCCGGTGGTGCAGGCGCCACCGCGCCGGCCATGTGTTGACGATACTGTGCGCACTGGCCGCCTTGTCGTCTCCATCGGGCGGATCGTCCGCTGCCGCGCCGATCGCGGTGGCGGTGGCGGATTTTGATTATTTTGATACGTCCGGAGAGGTCGTGGACCAGAGCGCGGAGCATCGCGCCCGCGTGGCGTCGTTTGCAAAATTGCTGCGCGATAATCTGGCGGCGCAGGGCGATTATCGCGTGGTGACGATCGAATGCCGCGATCATCCCTGCACCGCCGCCAGCATGTCGCAGGACGTGTTCATCGCCGCTGTGCGAAAGGCCGGCGCGCGGCTCGTGGTCTATGGCGGCATCCGCAAGATGAGCACGCTGGTGCAATGGGGCGAAATCCAGTTGCTCGATCTCGAAGCCGAGAAACTTCTGATGCGGCGAACGGTGACGTTCCGCGGCGACAACGACGCCGCCTATCGCCACGCCGCCGATTTCGTCAGCAATACGTTGAAGGAAACGATGCCGAAGCCGTGAGTCGCAGGTCCGTAGGGTGGGTTAGGCGAAGCCGTAACCCACCGCGGTCTCTCCGCGCGGAAAAGCGGCGGATTACGCTCGCGCTAATCCGCCCTACGACTTCTGGCTGACGATCCGGCACAAACCTTCAGCGGCTGACCGCCGCGTGTATGGCCTCGCAATGGCGCGCGAGATTGGGATGGGCCGTGACGAAAGCTTTTAGCGGCGTCGGGATCGGGAAGAAGTGGATGTTGGCGATGAAGCCGTAGATGCCGGCATCGATGCTGGTCGGCTTCGGGCCATGCGCATAGCCATCAGCAGGAACCAGATCGGCCAACACCTGCAGATCAGCCAGCCCGCGCGCGTAGGCCTGATCGGGGGCATAACGGCCGATGCCCTGGAAATAATAGCGCTGGGCGTTGTATTCCCTGGCCTTGTTCATCCCGGCTTCGTCGATGCGTGAATGCTGCGCCATGAAGCTGTCGCGAAATGCCGGGAAATAACGCTCGTCCTTCCAGCGCGAATACGACATCACCCAGTAGAGGTCGTCCAGCATCCGCGTGACGAGATGGTTGGTCATGCGCTGCGCGGGCGTGAGATCGGCGTCGATGGTCAGGCCATACTTGCTGACGAGGTGGGCGATGATGGTCTCGCTATCGCCGATCGTTTCGCCATCGTCGACGACATAAGGCAGTTGTCCGCGCGGCGCGGACGAGGCGTCGAAGATGTGTTCATGGACGAACGGCACGCCGGTGAGTTTGAGGAAGGCGTAAACCTTCAGCCCATAGCCGTTGTTGTCGGCGACGCCGAACAGCTCGGGATAGGAGTAGAGGGTCAGCATCGATTACCGCCCGGAAATCTGTGCGACGCATTCGATCTCGATCAGCATCTTCGGATCGGGCAGTGCCTGCACCACGCAGGTGGTGCGGGCCGGGTAGGGCGCAGGCCCGAAGGCGGATGCATACAGCACGTTCATCGTGGCGACGTCGGATGCGCGCGTCAGCAGCACGTTGACCTTGACGAGATCGCGAAACGAGCTGCCTGCTTCGTCGAGCACGCGCTTGATGTTGGCAACGACGAAGCCGAACTGCGCCTCAAAGCCGTCGGCCAGCACGCCCTTGTCGTCAAAACCCGGAATGCCCGAGACGAACAGCAGGTCGCCAACGCGTGTGGCGAACGAGAGCGGCGGGGCCTTGATGCCGGCGGGCGGAGCGAAGTGCTGGATCGGGGGCAAGGGACACCTCCAAGAACGGTTCGGTGCTTTGAGCCTAACGCGCCGCTGCCTCGCTGGAAAGGCAGCGGCGCGGCGCTTACGACCCGCCGATAGCTTTGGAAAGGTGCGATGCGATAGGATCGCGGAAGCAAATTGCCGCGCGGATTACTAGCGCAAGATGATCGCGGCAAAGGTAATGCAGTTCACAGGCGCGACGATTATCATGCGCCTGCGCAGAAA contains these protein-coding regions:
- a CDS encoding DUF2188 domain-containing protein, whose product is MTHVTYKIVEHDGGWAYTVNGVFSEPFPNRATALAAARRAAAEQRVPGRTEVIEYETADGRWLSETAAGNDRPETEVEG
- a CDS encoding SDR family NAD(P)-dependent oxidoreductase, whose amino-acid sequence is MPLLQDHIAVVTGAGSGIGRAIAIGYAREGARVVLLDRDEKAAAEAAKEIGDKAISFVLDVARREDCVAMAKQIADKVGQVSVLVNNAGIVRRNGMLGAAEAVISDWEDIIAINLTGVFNVTHAFLSALRASKGRIVNIGSIQSFVHVRTPSSPAYTASKHGVLGFTKALAAELGKEGVRVNAIGPGFIATPLNANARANNPELVKTFMDHTPLGRAGTAEDIVGPAIFLASDLSAYVSGSIVMVDGGYRAV
- a CDS encoding RidA family protein, with product MPPIQHFAPPAGIKAPPLSFATRVGDLLFVSGIPGFDDKGVLADGFEAQFGFVVANIKRVLDEAGSSFRDLVKVNVLLTRASDVATMNVLYASAFGPAPYPARTTCVVQALPDPKMLIEIECVAQISGR
- a CDS encoding alpha/beta fold hydrolase, which codes for MNLSHAALSAAALALSTLTAFAADYPAPKQGEWIARDFKFHTGETMPALRLAYTTIGEPTGQPVLVLHGSGGSAASMLTATFGGELFGPGQPLDATKYYIIIPDSVGHGKSSKPSDGMKTAFPKYNYDDMVDAQYRLVTEGLGIKHLRLVIGNSMGGMHTWIWGGKYPQFMDALVPMASQPTEMAARNWMLRRMMLETIKNDPDYVSGNYITQPRMMKYAINAYGIATGGGTLAYQALAPTAAKADKMFDDRLATAITADANDFIYQWEASHDYNPAPALEKIEATLLLINAADDERNPPETGVTDAAMKRVKNGRLLLIPASSDTRGHLTTGNAKFYKKELQELLQTAPQRAM
- a CDS encoding DUF2380 domain-containing protein, whose translation is MIQTIIRWCRRHRAGHVLTILCALAALSSPSGGSSAAAPIAVAVADFDYFDTSGEVVDQSAEHRARVASFAKLLRDNLAAQGDYRVVTIECRDHPCTAASMSQDVFIAAVRKAGARLVVYGGIRKMSTLVQWGEIQLLDLEAEKLLMRRTVTFRGDNDAAYRHAADFVSNTLKETMPKP
- a CDS encoding DUF2277 domain-containing protein → MCRNIKTLFNFEPPATHAEIHASALQFVRKLSGFNSPSQANAEAFNRAVSEVSDSARRLLASLETNAPPRDREVEAEKAKERSRRRFG
- a CDS encoding cytochrome P450, with protein sequence MSNAPHFDIDVPSFWADPYPALAKMRKEVPIAFVPQLGSTVFTRRDDIFTQEKRIDVFSSHQPNGLMNVLMGHNMMRKDGDAHMSERQAMFPAVSPRTVRDTWVRQFQAHADRILDELVPQGSADLCKALALPLSAECLKDVTGLTNMRYQDMDAWSQAMIDGIANYIGNKEVEARCHAATAGIDAAIDDMIPVVKKHPNTSILSVLLASGQNMDSIRANIKLAISGGQNEPRDAIAGATWALLTHPEQLALVREGKAKWIDVFEEYARWIAPIQMSPRRVAKPWTYGGIDFEPEDRVFFMFGSANRDEACFADPDRFDITRDTQKSIAFGAGPHYCAGAFASRAMVADVALPSLFARLKGLRLDDNEPVRIGGWAFRGLLNLPVKWDAG
- a CDS encoding glutathione S-transferase family protein — its product is MLTLYSYPELFGVADNNGYGLKVYAFLKLTGVPFVHEHIFDASSAPRGQLPYVVDDGETIGDSETIIAHLVSKYGLTIDADLTPAQRMTNHLVTRMLDDLYWVMSYSRWKDERYFPAFRDSFMAQHSRIDEAGMNKAREYNAQRYYFQGIGRYAPDQAYARGLADLQVLADLVPADGYAHGPKPTSIDAGIYGFIANIHFFPIPTPLKAFVTAHPNLARHCEAIHAAVSR